DNA sequence from the Cohnella herbarum genome:
GAGAGTACAAGGAAATCGTTAATCAATTTAAACTCAAATTACCGAAAATGAATAAGGAAAAGTTAGTAGCCTTGGGTCAACATTTAGACGAGACGTATGATTTGTTTATTGGTAAAGCATTACGGGATTGGAAAATCAGCAGGACAGGCAAGAAGCTAGACATTCGATTTCAGCCGCCTAAAGAAATACTTAATCAGGGAATACAAGAGCTGAAGTTGATTCGTGAAGAACTGCAAGCTCTTGAGTAATTTATCGAATATCGGAGGCCAGCGTCGGACGCGGGATTTAGACAGCTTATCCAGCCGGAGGCTTCCGTTCATACTGAGTTTAAACAACTGTCGTAAAATGTAACGGCGCAGGCGGAAAGGAGGAAGACGGATGCCCAAAGTGCTGGTTGTGGACGACGATGCGCACATTCGCGAACTGGTACGGCTCTACCTCGAAGACGAAGGGATCGAAGTCGTGCAGAAGGGAAACGGCGTTGAAGCGCTGGAATACGCCGAGAATCATTCGCCGGATCTGGTCGTCTTGGATATCATGATGCCGAGCATGGACGGTTGGGACTTGTGCGCCAAGCTCCGAGAGCTTGGCGACATGCCAATTCTCATGATTACCGCAAAAGGCGAGCCGGCGGACCGGATCAAAGGCTTCAAGCTAGGTACCGACGATTATCTCGCGAAGCCGTTCGACCCGATGGAGCTTACGCTGCGGGTCAAGGCGCTGTTGAAACGTTACCGCATAGCCTGTTCCCAAACGGTTCGGCTTGGCGATCTGCAGTTGGACCGCAAAAGCTACCAGGTGGTGAACAAGGACGGCCTGGAGATCACCTTGCCGATGAAAGAATTCGAGCTGCTCTACAAGTTCGGGAGTTATCCGGTGCAGTTGTTCACCAGGGATCGTCTGATCGAAGAAATATGGGGAATGGATTATGAAGGAGGCGAGCGGACCGTGGACGTTCATATCAAGCGGCTTCGGGATCGCTTCGCCGAACACGAGTCTGATTTCCGCATTGTAACGCTGCGAGGTCTCGGCTACCGCCTGGAGGTGTACCGGGATTAAATCGCTCTATACCCGCATGGTTCTCCTCTTCATCGGCATTATCGTCGTCAGCCTCGTCATCGCTTCCGTCGCGTCTGCGCTGCTGTTCCAGAAACCGTTCGAACGAACGCTGGAGAATAGCCTACTGTCGAACGGCAAGCAAATCATTCAGACCTACCGTTCGTCCCCCGGAACGGAATTGATTCCTTTCATGAATAACGTTTCCAGCATCTCGATTTACGCGATTCAACTGTTCGACGTCTCAGGCAAGCCGCTGCTGGAAGACGGGGCGGAGCCCGTCGTTCCCGGGGCGGAACGGGTTCGCAGCGTGCTGGCCGGCGGCGTAGCCAGAGAAATCGGGAACGAAGGGCGGTATCCGATGGTCGGACTTCCGTTCCCGGTTGACGGCAAGTCCTATGCCTTATTCGTCATGCTGAAGAGCAATGAAATGTGGATGCAGTCGAACAAAGAAGTCAACACGGAGCTGTTGACCGTCTTTCTGATCGGAAGTTTCCTCGTTCTGGTCGGCGCGAGATTCATTGTGAAGCCGCTTCTTCGGCTGAGAGACGCGGCCGGGCAAATGGCTCAAGGCCATTATGACGTGCAGCTCCGGACAAATCGTAAGGATGAGATCGGACAGCTTAACGCGAGCTTTAACGATATGGCGCAGGAAGTCGCCAAGTTGGACCGGATGAGGCGGGAATTCGTGGCGAACGTATCGCATGAGATCCAGTCGCCGCTGACGTCCATCTCGGGTTTCGCCAAGGCGCTGAAGCAGAAACGCATGAGCGAGGAAAGCCGAATGTATTACCTGACGATTATCGAGGAAGAAAGCGAGAGGTTGTCCAGGATCAGCCAGAACCTGCTGCGGCTTTCTTCCTTGCAGCATCATCGTCATCCCGTCCAATCTTCGGCTTACCGGCTTGACGAACAGCTCCGCAATATTGTCATCGCTCTAGAGCCGCAATGGTCGGGCAAAGAAATCGCCGTCGAATTGGACCTGGAACCGGTAACCGTTCATGCGGACGAGGATCAACTCAGCCAGGTATGGACGAATTTACTGAGCAACGCCATTAAATTCACTCCCGTTCTCGGAAGGGTTTGCATCCGCGCCTATACCGACGACCGGTCGGCGGTCGTCCGCATAACGGACAACGGGATCGGAATACCGGAGGATCAGCGGACGGATATTTTCAAGCCGTTTCACAAAGCGGATAAGGCCCGTGACCGCGCCGTCAGCGGAAGCGGACTGGGACTATCCATCGTCAAACAAATCGTGGATATCCATGAAGGAGAAATCCGGGCGGACGGAGCGCCGGACGGAGGTTCGGTATTCACCGTGAAGCTGCCGCTCGGGATGAGCCCGTAACAACCGCATAGCACGTCTTACCTTCATAGCAATCGGGGGCTTTCGGCCTCCGATTGTTTTTTTGTAATTCTCCATTCATTTTCAATTTAAATAAGGCGAGTATAGTGTGCCTAGATGAAAGAAAAGGAGAGAGAGTTTACATGAATTAGCTAACCGTCGGAAGAGCAGTCACAGGTAGGAAAAACAATACGTTTACAGTTGGAGGAGAAATATGCGTCTATTTTTTCGTCGTTGGACAAAGCGCGCGGCCATCGCCCTCGCTATCCTTGCAATGGTTCTAGTCTTAATCGGCTCCGTGTACGAACAATCGTCTCGCAATCGAGCCGCCGAAGATTTCCCGCCGCCTGGAAGGCTTGTGGACATAGGCGGTCGCCAGATCCACCTGAATTGCGAAGGTCAAGGCACGCCGCTTGTCGTGCTCGAGGCGGGTGCCGACACCAGCGGGTCTGCGCTATGGCAACCCGTGCAGGAGCAGGTCGCCCGGTTCACGCGAGTATGCTCCTATGACCGGGCCGGCATTATGTGGAGCGATCCGGCTAAAGGTCAGCGCAACGGTCTCGCCATTGCTGAAGATTTTCACAAGGTTATGCGTGCCGCGAATGAAAAACCGCCTTATCTTATGGTCGGTGCGTCGATGGGCGGCCCGTACGTCATGACGTTCACCAAGCATTACGGAAAAGAAGTCGCCGGGATGGTTCTGGTCGATGCCTCGCATCCAGAACAGACCGCGCGCCTCGCTCGGGCCACCGGCGAGCCGGAAAGCGATCCGATTCCAATCGTGTTTCGAGCCCTTGCGGCGGTTGCGTGGTCCGGTTTGCCAAGGCTCGTGCTTCCCGATGCCGAGGTCCCGGAGTTGCCGCCCCAGACGGCTAAAGCGATCACGGCCTATCAACCGACATCGCTCAAGGCCGCCTTCGCGGAGGCAGCCGCATTCGAAGATTCGCTACGTGAAGCCGGAACATTCCGTACCCTCGGTAGCCTTCCCCTCGCCGTGCTCTCCAGAGGAAAGCCTTGGAGCGCTTTCAGCGAAACCGAACGGACCGCAAGCGGCCTCACGCGCGAACAGTTCGATCATGCGGAAGCGGCTTGGGCAAGCATGCAGGCCGAGCAGGCCGGCTGGTCTTCCAACAGCACGCATCAAGTTCTTGCAGACTCCAGCCACGTTATGCAGTTGGAGCGCCCGGACGCGATTATTGCCGCTATTAAGGACGTCGTCGGAAAGATAAAGAGCTCTCGAAGATAAGTCTGCTGACCGGACCTCTACACGTACCGGCGCAAACGATTGATTGAGATTCGACAGAAAAAGGCCGAATTTGCCGCATTGCAAACGCAAATTCAGCCTTTTTTTGTTCTCATTAGTCGGAATGTTCAATGAATACGGCTACCCCGCCTCTTTTGCGTCCCCTTTCGACATATTCATGTGCTTCTACAATTCGATCCATAGGATAGATTGCGTCTACGACCGGTTTAAAATGCCCGGCTTGGATTAGCGCTTTGATCTTCGCAAGACGCTCTGAATTCAATTCTAATTTTCCATCATCGATGGAGATATATTTACCTTTTGGTTTAAGCGACTTTTTGCATATTTCCTTCAATTTAGAAGTTTTATATCTTCCGGCTGCATCGAGCACGAAGTCGTAGCGCTCGACGAGATTTACCGCATCGTCTTGGGCGTAATCAATCATTTTATCCGCACCCAAAGCATGTATAAATTCCAAGTTTCGAGTGCTGCATACTCCGGTAACTTCAGCGCCGTAATATTTAGCCAGTTGTACGGCCGCGGTACCGGAAGTTCCCGAAGCTCCGAATATCAGCACCTGATGACCGGGTTTAATATTTCCTTCCTCAATGCGTTGTAACGCCAACAGTCCGCCATACGCGGCGGAGGTTGCCTCTTCGTAACTGATATTTTCGGGTTTTAGCGATAGACATCCGTGCATAGAGTCTGTTTCTCTCATGCATTTGTACTGGGCATAGGCTCCGAGTCCAAAACCCGTAACCCCATAAACTTGATCGCCCGGTTTAAACCGTTTGATGTCTTTGCCTATGGATTCGATTTCTCCTGCTAACACCATGCCTAGGATAGATTTTCTCGGTTTTGTTAGCCCTAAGAAGAGACGCATCGGCAGCCAAAACCGGAGCGGCAATTGCGAACCCCGAATGTAGATGTCGCTTGCGGTTACTGCCGTAGCGTAGATTTTAATGCATACTTCATCGTGCTGTGGAGAAGGTTTGTTTACTTCCTCGAGTCGAAGCACTTCCGGTGGGCCATATTTTGTACACACGACCGCTTTCATGGAATCAATTCCTTCCGGGCTGTAATTTGAAACTTTTGACCAGAATGTAAATACCGGCAAAAAACTCAAAGGGGATATACGGAAGATACGGATCTCTCCAACCGCAAGGAATGGTATTGAATTTATTCCAAACTTTAATTACACTGTACAGTGTAATTAATAAACAGTCAATGCGTAATTACGCTACATATTGTTGTTTATTTGATGTCATTTTGAGAGGATTATACGAAGATATGAACGTACCCGCTCCCAAGAAAAGAGATACAAGCAAGAAGCGTGAACTCATACTTAGCAGAGCCATGGAAGTGTTTGCCGAACTGGGTTACGACAATACAAGCATGGATCGGATCGCTGATTTCGCAGGGGTTTCCAAACGCACGGTCTATAATCACTTTTTGAATAAAGAGAATCTTTTTCAAGAGGTGATTGCCATGTTTCTCAAGGAGCAACAAGTTCTGAAGCAAATTAGCTACGATCCTGCAAGATCGTTGGAAGATCAATTAACGGCATTTGCGAATGCCGAGTTGTTTTTGATTAACAGTCCCTCAAGGCTCGGATTATCGCGCGTGCTTACTTCCGTTTTTATTAGAGATATCGACTACGCGAGAATGACCAGGGCGAAGTACGCTTCTCCTCATGAACTGTTAATAAAGTGGCTTATTGCTGCACACAAAGACAACAAACTTCATATAGACAATCCATCGCTTGCCGCGCGGGTGTTTTACGCCATGATCGAAGGCGCTCTCACTTGGCCGGCGTTATTCCAACAGGGGATAAACACTGAAGCCGTCAAACCTCTGATGGACGAGCTTATATATACTTTCCTAACGAGATATCGCAAAGTCGTATAGCAAACTTCGGCGAACGTCTTTTGTTCTGTTGTACACCAAAAGGGAGGTAATAAGCCATGACGAAAGAACCCGGCAAGAAGAGAACGGACTCGGCTTCTAGCTGGTCCTCCCCTAGCTACCGATAAATATTGATAAGTGCGTCGTCCGCAGCCCATGCTCATCTAGGCAAATGATTGAAAATCAGCCTGCTAGGTGAAAACCTCTGCCAAAGGATCACACCGTACATAGTATGAGCCAACTAAGGTGTGAACGCCTGTTTCGGGGTGCAACTATGGAGCTGCTGGAGAGAGTACGATTAGAAATCGAACGTTACATCAGCCGTCTGAAGACGGAACAACAGGCGAACGGGTCTTGGAAGTATTGTTTCGAAGCAGGACCCGTGACAGATGCCTATATGATGATTCTCTTAAGCACCCTTAACAGCCCAGACAAAGAGCTTATTCCCTTGCTCGGCCGGCGCTTGCTGAACAAACAGGCAGCGAATGGATCATGGAAGCAGTACGACGATGATGAAGGTCATCTCTCTTCTACGATCGAGGCTTATACCGGGCTGTTGCTATCTGGTTATTCAGATCGACATGACCGGCATATGAAGTTGGCGGAAGCCTTTATCCTCCGTAACGGCGGAATTGAGAATGCTCATATTTCCACCAAGTTCATGCTGGCTTTAAATCGACTTTATCCCTGGCCAGCTTTTTATCCGATTCCGTTATTCTTGCTGCATATCCCTAAGTTTATCCCCTTTAGCTTTTACAGATGGAGCACCTATGTTCGCACTCATTTTGCCCCCGTATTGATTCTTTGCCACCGAAAATTCTCGCTTAGGAAGCCATCCGCACCGGACATTACCCACTTATTCGTAACTCGTAAACACAAAAAGCTGGATACAAAGAGCCGTTGGCTACATGCGTTCTCGGAACGATGGTCAGCCAACCCTGTCTCTAAGGCGGCAATTAAGAAAGCGGAGCGTTATATGCTGCAAAATATAGAACAGGACGGCACTTTAAGCAGTTATGCGAGCGCTACCTTTTTCATGATTTATGCGTTACTGTCTCTCGGCTACGAGCATGATTCTCCTGTTATTCAGCATGCTATTCAGGGGTTAACCTCTTTTGGACACCAATTAAACGATGAGGCCCATATTCAGAACTCTCCTTCTACGGTATGGGACACGGCGCTGATTTGTCATTCTTTACAGGAAGCGGGACTAACGACGGAAGATCCGGCGATTCAGAATGCTGCTCAATATTTACTTGACCTTCGGCAAAGAGATCTGAGGGAGGGGGGAGGAGACAACCTTGCTCGCCTCGCGGGAGGATG
Encoded proteins:
- a CDS encoding sensor histidine kinase gives rise to the protein MVLLFIGIIVVSLVIASVASALLFQKPFERTLENSLLSNGKQIIQTYRSSPGTELIPFMNNVSSISIYAIQLFDVSGKPLLEDGAEPVVPGAERVRSVLAGGVAREIGNEGRYPMVGLPFPVDGKSYALFVMLKSNEMWMQSNKEVNTELLTVFLIGSFLVLVGARFIVKPLLRLRDAAGQMAQGHYDVQLRTNRKDEIGQLNASFNDMAQEVAKLDRMRREFVANVSHEIQSPLTSISGFAKALKQKRMSEESRMYYLTIIEEESERLSRISQNLLRLSSLQHHRHPVQSSAYRLDEQLRNIVIALEPQWSGKEIAVELDLEPVTVHADEDQLSQVWTNLLSNAIKFTPVLGRVCIRAYTDDRSAVVRITDNGIGIPEDQRTDIFKPFHKADKARDRAVSGSGLGLSIVKQIVDIHEGEIRADGAPDGGSVFTVKLPLGMSP
- a CDS encoding terpene cyclase/mutase family protein, producing the protein MELLERVRLEIERYISRLKTEQQANGSWKYCFEAGPVTDAYMMILLSTLNSPDKELIPLLGRRLLNKQAANGSWKQYDDDEGHLSSTIEAYTGLLLSGYSDRHDRHMKLAEAFILRNGGIENAHISTKFMLALNRLYPWPAFYPIPLFLLHIPKFIPFSFYRWSTYVRTHFAPVLILCHRKFSLRKPSAPDITHLFVTRKHKKLDTKSRWLHAFSERWSANPVSKAAIKKAERYMLQNIEQDGTLSSYASATFFMIYALLSLGYEHDSPVIQHAIQGLTSFGHQLNDEAHIQNSPSTVWDTALICHSLQEAGLTTEDPAIQNAAQYLLDLRQRDLREGGGDNLARLAGGWGFSESSVAIPDVDDTQAVLRALTRFADQQLDYRGAWRTGVNWLLGMQNDDGGWAAFEKNSIPSMNRLFRIQNFADTAVDPSAADVTGRTLEFMGSHLKLTMTHLRVQDSVHWLIKNQKKDGSWYGRWGISYIYGTWAAVTGMRAVGMSADHPIIRQAIDWLLKIRQSDGGWGESCKSDIRKRYVPAPYSTVVHTAWALDTLIAVHDQPTDEIDKGLINLLEWNRQKSERSTYPTGAGLPGHFYIHYHSYPHIWPLLTLSHYMKKYKGYCL
- a CDS encoding NAD(P)-dependent alcohol dehydrogenase; translation: MKAVVCTKYGPPEVLRLEEVNKPSPQHDEVCIKIYATAVTASDIYIRGSQLPLRFWLPMRLFLGLTKPRKSILGMVLAGEIESIGKDIKRFKPGDQVYGVTGFGLGAYAQYKCMRETDSMHGCLSLKPENISYEEATSAAYGGLLALQRIEEGNIKPGHQVLIFGASGTSGTAAVQLAKYYGAEVTGVCSTRNLEFIHALGADKMIDYAQDDAVNLVERYDFVLDAAGRYKTSKLKEICKKSLKPKGKYISIDDGKLELNSERLAKIKALIQAGHFKPVVDAIYPMDRIVEAHEYVERGRKRGGVAVFIEHSD
- a CDS encoding response regulator transcription factor, with translation MPKVLVVDDDAHIRELVRLYLEDEGIEVVQKGNGVEALEYAENHSPDLVVLDIMMPSMDGWDLCAKLRELGDMPILMITAKGEPADRIKGFKLGTDDYLAKPFDPMELTLRVKALLKRYRIACSQTVRLGDLQLDRKSYQVVNKDGLEITLPMKEFELLYKFGSYPVQLFTRDRLIEEIWGMDYEGGERTVDVHIKRLRDRFAEHESDFRIVTLRGLGYRLEVYRD
- a CDS encoding TetR/AcrR family transcriptional regulator, whose amino-acid sequence is MNVPAPKKRDTSKKRELILSRAMEVFAELGYDNTSMDRIADFAGVSKRTVYNHFLNKENLFQEVIAMFLKEQQVLKQISYDPARSLEDQLTAFANAELFLINSPSRLGLSRVLTSVFIRDIDYARMTRAKYASPHELLIKWLIAAHKDNKLHIDNPSLAARVFYAMIEGALTWPALFQQGINTEAVKPLMDELIYTFLTRYRKVV
- a CDS encoding alpha/beta fold hydrolase; this translates as MVLVLIGSVYEQSSRNRAAEDFPPPGRLVDIGGRQIHLNCEGQGTPLVVLEAGADTSGSALWQPVQEQVARFTRVCSYDRAGIMWSDPAKGQRNGLAIAEDFHKVMRAANEKPPYLMVGASMGGPYVMTFTKHYGKEVAGMVLVDASHPEQTARLARATGEPESDPIPIVFRALAAVAWSGLPRLVLPDAEVPELPPQTAKAITAYQPTSLKAAFAEAAAFEDSLREAGTFRTLGSLPLAVLSRGKPWSAFSETERTASGLTREQFDHAEAAWASMQAEQAGWSSNSTHQVLADSSHVMQLERPDAIIAAIKDVVGKIKSSRR